The sequence below is a genomic window from Coffea arabica cultivar ET-39 chromosome 4c, Coffea Arabica ET-39 HiFi, whole genome shotgun sequence.
cttatttttttggaaaagtaaagaagaaTTTTAGCCTagaaagtttttcttttttctgaaaGAAAAGTAGTTGTCCATTTAGTATGAAAATAAATGTTCCAAGAGGCCAAGTAAGGAATAAATTAAAGTACAGAGGATAAACATTTAATAGACAGATAATTGATAGGACACCTATTAATGCTACAAGGAAAAACAAATGATGTGATAGATACAACCCAAACTATTATTGTTGGAGCAGCTATCTTTTTGGCAACTTGTAAATAACCAAACTATTCTTATCAATGAAGTGtgaaaaatacaaaattcaATACATGCTAGTCAACTACCACTAAATATTGAAGCATGAAATAGAACGAAAATGTGCCTGTATGTATACGATACAATTTGAAAGCAGCAGGGCTACAAGAATAATAGACATACAAGATTGGTACGGGCTAAATCCACACCCCTACGCTCTAAATCCATACCGCTAATGCATTAATGACTTGTATTACGAGCACTAAAAGTATTATTAAAAGTTATATCAAGTGTAGAATTAGGTTTCAGTGATATGGATTTAGCATCATCGAGAGAGATTTTACACGTTTAAATCTTAAAAGGCATAGTTAAAAGAGTGGAGCCAtcttttttacaattttttgacaactacaaaataaacagaacaaaattttagttttccAATATTACTTCACTTTTgcaaaccccaaaaaaaaaacccaaaaaacacAAAAGTgttaaaacatatttcacaagcTACTATTATTATACTACTTCtactaaattttgttttcttaataTTAAACTTTATTTGTGTGTCCAGCCACAAAATTGCAAGTGAACCAGTGAAAATTTGACCATGTACTTCCTCTGCGAATCTTATACATAGAGGAATCTAATATCTTGTAACCTTAAGCATACTTTTGAGCGCTTTGCAATTTTATTCTATTACTTGACGTGATAACTACTACACATCATAAATCACAAGCTGTAtcaatttgttatttttataatttttgtaaCATGGAAGAAACTGGTGCGCGTCTAGTAAAGTTGTGAGTTGTCACAAAAATCCACAAACCATgtattgtaatttgtaagttgAAACTAAAATTATTGCATCCCGAACAAAGGTCTTGGTTCTACTACTGCATGGTTTATGTACGTTTATCTATGGTGCTTCATTAACTAGAAACAAATTTTGATTATCAGAGATCATTCTAACATCAAGAATTTTGCCACCATTTTCTGATAATATGCAGGAACCATTGTGAACTTTCAATTGTTCCTTTGCGGTTCTAATGAGATCATCCATATTCTGTGGAACCCATATAACAACTCCAGTTCTTCTGCCATCTAAATTATCCCAGGGATGAGAGGGGAACACTGTACATTTCCTTTGTTCTTGCTCTATTATAACTGAGCCTGCAAAGGAGCAAAGAAAGATTGGATGAACAACATAGAATTACacttaaaatcaaaattatGAGAGAGAGATCCTGATAAGGTACTTACTAAAATTTGGTTATTGCATCACCTTGGTTTCTTTCAGAGGATTCAGAAAATTCTGATAACTGAGCACGCTTTGCATTCTCCAGCAGATTAATTAGGCTCTTGTTTCCACCCACTCGGGCTTCATCTACTGGAGTTTTGCCCCATCTGCAAACAACACATTGCCCCAACTAGCATTACCGATTTGAGAGATGACAAAACTGATATCAGAAGACAGCATTTGTAAGTTAGGGGAAACATGGATGCCCTACAGGCAGAGATCAATACACTGTGTTGCAGCCAGGTTACTTGAGTATGAACTTGCCACCAAAAATAATACTATCTTTAATTTGCATATATTTTGTTGCCGGAGTTGTTCAAAAGGGCTATAGCATTAGCAGGAGTTCTGCATTAGTCATTTTAGTAATTCTCTAAGGTTGGTTGCGACGAGAACCAACTTACAACTGATTTTGAAAAGAATGGATACCGTTTAACGTGCCAAGAAGCTGTCAGAAAAATAATAGATGGTTTATTAATAGCTGAAATGCTGAATACTAGATGGCAAAGCCAAGCTTTGAGGACATGTTAGGCATTTGTTTGAAAAGCAGATTCTGTTCGATGAGTGATTTAGTCTATGGATTGACAATGCTTTTTGTTGGGATCATTCTAGATTAGTGAAGTATGTAGCTCAAGACGAACTTGTGTCTTACCTGTCTACTGAAAGGACACTGGCTCCAGCTTCTAAAAGTAAGACTGATGCTGGATATAACCCTTCTGATGCAGCAATGTGCAGTGGTGTCCTCATGTCAAAATTTTTGGCATTAGGATTTGCACCATTGAACAATAGTCGCTTCAGAAATTCTAATTCTCTGCTTGCAACTGCCTCACAGAGAAAAGTTCCAACATGATCTAGCATTAGTGTTGCCCCAGCATTGACGAGCAAGGAAGCCACTTCATCGTGCTCATTCCTGACTGCTTCCAGCAGCGGGGTGTTTCCGAAATAATCTGAGGCAAGATTTGAGCTAAAATGagtttccctttcttcaatcTTTCATAACAAAACTACGACAATTGCGAAAGGAACATTTGCAAGAAGCTCACCTTTGGCATTGACATTTGCAGCCTTTTCAATAAGGAACTGAGCTATATCTTCATAACCCTTCCGAGCAGCAACGTGCTGTCACGAAAACATGCAATATTTTTTCAAGTCATACATATATCATTATCAGAGTCCTTTGATTGCCCAATAAAGTTGCTTTCTAGTTGACGACGCTGGAAATTTCGCAAGAAAAGCCTCGCGAAGTAACAGATAACAAGTTAGTAAAAATCAACATACAAGGAAAACGCAAACTCTTGTTGGCTTCTGATAAGGTTATGAAATCCAGGACAGAGAAGATTCCAATTATACAATATTGTGATATCAGGGCATTTCGGTGTTAACTTGACATACCAGAGGTGACCTATCATTGTAATCAGACATATTTGGATCTGCTCCTGCTCCAATAAAACACCGTAGTCGATAAAGATCTCCATCATATGTAGCACAGTTTAATTTCATGGCCAACTCAGATTCATGTTTTGCAATATGAAGTGTGGTCTTAGATTCCTTTATGATATTTTCTATGTTTGATTCCTTCCCCTGAACATCAAAGACAATACAAAATGTTAAATTCTTCTTTCAATATTTAGAGAATTCCCGGAAAACAAAATGCAGAATTTGGGATCTCTTATAGGCAGACTAAATACTCTCCTAAAACTAACACGCATGCCGGTTCCAAACAGCAGaatcagggaaaaaaaaatcatgaacatACCTCAAATGGGAAAGCATGAAGCCGTGTTAAGAACATACCTCAAGGAGATTATTGATGATTATCCGGCCATCAAGAAAGTATGTATCAAGGATATCCAGGAAATGCTGCTTGTCAATTCGCAGTAGTCTACATAATTGAACAACTCGGATTGTGTATGGTATTGGGACATTACAAAGAACCGAAACTTCACCAAATGTACTGTGAGTTTCAAGACTCAAGAGTGGTTCCTCTCTTTCGTTTTCATATCTTCGAACTTCATCCTACAAAACGTAAGACTCTGTTGATAAAGGATATAAAAACTATCTTTTGAGAGAAATTTGAAGGTTTCTTGTCGCATAGCCTGACTTAAATGCCATGACTCTTCCTTGTATTAGGCATGCTATTTAGAGTACTGGCGT
It includes:
- the LOC113738641 gene encoding potassium channel SKOR-like isoform X4 encodes the protein MGSVLILLHTPGICLLQRQPHSHCMVYSHSRIAIRYLKSQFMLDLLGCFPWDYIFKASGRKEPVRYLLWIRLSRALRVTDFFKKLEKDIRINYLFARIINLFVVELYCTHTAACIFYYLATTLPPSEEGYTWIGSLQMGSYKYTHFREIDLWTRYITSLYFAIVTMVTVGYGDIHAVNTKEMIFVMIYVSFDMILGAYLLGNMTALIVKGSKTERFRDAMADLISFMNRNRLGKDLRMEIERHVRLQYESGYTSASALQDLPVSIRTKVSQKSYEPYIRKVPLLKGCSDEIINHIALNVHEEFFLPGELIIEQGSMADQLYFICHGKLDEVRRYENEREEPLLSLETHSTFGEVSVLCNVPIPYTIRVVQLCRLLRIDKQHFLDILDTYFLDGRIIINNLLEGKESNIENIIKESKTTLHIAKHESELAMKLNCATYDGDLYRLRCFIGAGADPNMSDYNDRSPLHVAARKGYEDIAQFLIEKAANVNAKDYFGNTPLLEAVRNEHDEVASLLVNAGATLMLDHVGTFLCEAVASRELEFLKRLLFNGANPNAKNFDMRTPLHIAASEGLYPASVLLLEAGASVLSVDRWGKTPVDEARVGGNKSLINLLENAKRAQLSEFSESSERNQGSVIIEQEQRKCTVFPSHPWDNLDGRRTGVVIWVPQNMDDLIRTAKEQLKVHNGSCILSENGGKILDVRMISDNQNLFLVNEAP
- the LOC113738641 gene encoding potassium channel SKOR-like isoform X2; this encodes MEMQSSSGIGRGGKSAESEDEEFEVEDLQESTESTWKNYFRLIWNCSGLDQSINSRSGNGREITTRGRGHSHGFVIEPNNSYLKSQFMLDLLGCFPWDYIFKASGRKEPVRYLLWIRLSRALRVTDFFKKLEKDIRINYLFARIINLFVVELYCTHTAACIFYYLATTLPPSEEGYTWIGSLQMGSYKYTHFREIDLWTRYITSLYFAIVTMVTVGYGDIHAVNTKEMIFVMIYVSFDMILGAYLLGNMTALIVKGSKTERFRDAMADLISFMNRNRLGKDLRMEIERHVRLQYESGYTSASALQDLPVSIRTKVSQKSYEPYIRKVPLLKGCSDEIINHIALNVHEEFFLPGELIIEQGSMADQLYFICHGKLDEVRRYENEREEPLLSLETHSTFGEVSVLCNVPIPYTIRVVQLCRLLRIDKQHFLDILDTYFLDGRIIINNLLEGKESNIENIIKESKTTLHIAKHESELAMKLNCATYDGDLYRLRCFIGAGADPNMSDYNDRSPLHVAARKGYEDIAQFLIEKAANVNAKDYFGNTPLLEAVRNEHDEVASLLVNAGATLMLDHVGTFLCEAVASRELEFLKRLLFNGANPNAKNFDMRTPLHIAASEGLYPASVLLLEAGASVLSVDRWGKTPVDEARVGGNKSLINLLENAKRAQLSEFSESSERNQGSVIIEQEQRKCTVFPSHPWDNLDGRRTGVVIWVPQNMDDLIRTAKEQLKVHNGSCILSENGGKILDVRMISDNQNLFLVNEAP